One region of Elusimicrobiota bacterium genomic DNA includes:
- a CDS encoding DeoR/GlpR family DNA-binding transcription regulator: MLKFDRHAVILNELSENGSVSLSGLMSKISRPRLTIQRDLVELEKTGKLKRVHGGAVLLNQDFVLKGIPKIIREKENIDVKRKLAKKAAELISEKDVVCIDGSTTCGQMAQFIPDVPINIVTPSIELFLALGGKKNLIPVLPGGMLSKNTQDLVGNFTSDIIARFSYSLCFISADGFDFRRGSLELNYEQSAVKKTMIENSKKIILLIDSTKLENNKGVLTCKNKDIYKIITDSSPKKWADNLRNKLMLV, encoded by the coding sequence ATGCTGAAGTTTGACAGACATGCAGTTATCTTAAATGAATTATCTGAAAACGGGTCGGTCTCGCTGTCCGGGCTGATGTCAAAGATTTCAAGACCCAGGCTGACTATTCAGAGAGATTTGGTGGAACTGGAAAAGACAGGTAAGCTGAAGAGGGTTCACGGCGGTGCCGTTCTTCTAAATCAAGATTTTGTTTTGAAGGGTATTCCAAAAATTATAAGGGAAAAAGAGAATATAGATGTTAAACGGAAGCTTGCAAAAAAAGCCGCAGAACTTATTTCGGAAAAAGATGTCGTGTGTATTGACGGGAGCACAACCTGCGGTCAGATGGCGCAGTTTATTCCGGATGTACCTATTAATATTGTTACGCCCTCAATCGAGCTTTTTCTGGCTTTGGGCGGCAAAAAAAATCTCATTCCGGTACTGCCCGGGGGAATGCTGAGTAAAAACACTCAGGATTTGGTCGGGAATTTTACAAGCGATATCATCGCCAGGTTTTCGTACTCGCTATGTTTCATCTCTGCGGACGGTTTTGATTTCCGGCGCGGTTCGCTGGAATTGAATTACGAGCAGAGTGCGGTAAAAAAAACCATGATAGAAAATTCAAAAAAAATAATTCTGTTGATTGATTCCACTAAGCTGGAAAACAATAAAGGCGTTTTAACCTGCAAGAACAAAGATATATATAAAATAATTACGGACAGCAGTCCCAAAAAGTGGGCTGATAATCTAAGAAATAAACTGATGCTTGTTTAG
- a CDS encoding type II toxin-antitoxin system PemK/MazF family toxin, whose amino-acid sequence MQEMGHILRGDIYLVDFGESEGHTIRKKRPVVVIQYNLANRLSQTVIITVIRSNEKVGQLPVGVKLETGLTGLDHISYADLGHIYTVDKEELLSKIGTVPKADLQKMDEAIKISLGLK is encoded by the coding sequence ATGCAGGAGATGGGACATATTTTACGAGGAGATATTTATTTAGTTGACTTTGGAGAATCAGAAGGACATACAATCAGAAAAAAAAGACCGGTAGTAGTAATACAATACAATTTGGCGAATAGATTAAGCCAGACTGTGATTATTACAGTAATAAGAAGTAATGAAAAAGTAGGACAGTTACCAGTCGGAGTAAAACTTGAAACTGGATTAACTGGACTTGACCATATATCATATGCTGATTTAGGACACATTTATACGGTTGATAAAGAAGAATTATTATCAAAAATTGGAACTGTTCCAAAAGCTGATCTGCAAAAAATGGATGAAGCGATAAAAATAAGCTTAGGTTTAAAATAG
- a CDS encoding ribbon-helix-helix protein, CopG family, whose translation MYTRVAVTIPQNLLNRLEKERKEVHLNRSEFFKKAIESFLGIDTLVNEKQIRKYEPIYKALAEEDKKLSKEMMRIAKKTIPND comes from the coding sequence ATGTATACAAGAGTAGCGGTTACTATACCGCAGAATCTTTTAAACAGATTAGAAAAGGAAAGAAAGGAAGTTCATTTGAACAGGAGCGAATTCTTTAAAAAGGCAATAGAGTCATTTTTAGGAATTGATACATTAGTTAATGAAAAGCAGATTCGTAAATATGAGCCAATATATAAAGCTTTAGCAGAAGAAGATAAGAAATTATCAAAAGAAATGATGAGAATTGCTAAAAAAACAATTCCCAATGATTGA
- a CDS encoding DUF6159 family protein: MSTGKFKNSWLLFKASVSILFKNKKLLIFPIVIIFLLISIIALYITPVLLQSTGYDYTKIEHWKTVGQRLIVLEPGTSKITPYNTKTISNSKQRLNLTTTGTIYFIILYLIIMFLSVYSNVAFYSEIMHALKGESVSIRRGLIFASSKVKQIFLWSLFAGLVGYLISLLEQKVGFVGKIIIKFIGIAWSVSSIFVAPAIIVSEEPNPIKLLKNSATIIKKTWGESLIGYLGVNFASLLIIFAPLIVIIVSMFLFVKLALFFMGIYLLIIIIYAFLTNIISQIYKCALYLFAYENYIPVPYTQEMMYMGWRKKKGSGSSTSSEISNTSTII; encoded by the coding sequence ATGAGTACAGGCAAGTTTAAAAACAGTTGGCTTTTGTTTAAGGCTTCGGTATCCATCTTGTTCAAGAACAAGAAACTATTAATTTTCCCAATAGTTATTATTTTTCTCTTAATATCGATAATCGCACTGTATATTACACCAGTTTTACTTCAATCAACCGGCTATGACTACACAAAAATAGAACATTGGAAAACAGTGGGGCAGCGGCTTATAGTCTTAGAACCAGGAACCTCAAAAATTACTCCTTATAATACTAAAACAATATCTAATAGTAAGCAAAGATTAAATCTGACAACTACTGGAACAATATACTTTATTATTCTTTACCTAATAATAATGTTCCTTTCTGTGTATTCAAATGTTGCATTTTACAGTGAAATTATGCATGCACTAAAAGGTGAGAGCGTGAGCATAAGACGAGGTTTAATATTTGCCAGCTCCAAAGTAAAACAGATATTTTTATGGTCGCTATTCGCCGGTCTTGTTGGCTATCTAATCTCATTGCTTGAGCAAAAAGTAGGCTTTGTAGGTAAGATAATAATAAAGTTTATTGGAATTGCATGGAGTGTATCATCGATATTTGTCGCTCCTGCAATAATAGTCAGTGAAGAACCTAATCCAATAAAATTGCTAAAAAACTCTGCAACAATAATAAAGAAGACCTGGGGTGAATCGTTAATTGGCTATCTTGGAGTCAACTTCGCATCACTTCTTATAATATTTGCTCCGTTAATTGTAATTATAGTGTCGATGTTTCTTTTCGTGAAATTGGCTTTATTTTTTATGGGTATCTATTTACTAATAATAATAATTTACGCGTTTCTCACAAACATTATAAGTCAAATATACAAATGTGCTTTATACCTATTTGCATATGAAAATTATATTCCTGTGCCATACACTCAGGAAATGATGTATATGGGATGGCGTAAGAAAAAAGGTTCAGGAAGTTCGACATCGTCTGAAATTTCTAACACTTCAACAATTATATAA
- a CDS encoding DNA alkylation repair protein — protein sequence MNLEEILKKLKSLYNPANIEGMARFGSTPKNAYGIAIPVLRELAKEIGKNHELALQLWDTEIHEARILSSMIDDPEQVTELQMDTWVQDFDSWDTCDQVCDNLFQKTKFAHKKIDRWSKREEEFVKRSAFTLIACLAVHDKQANDHTFLDFLRIIKRESTDERNFVKKAVNWALRNIGKRNIKLNRLALKTVLEIQKIDSKSAKWIAADAFRELKSTAVLKRLKR from the coding sequence ATGAACCTCGAAGAAATCCTAAAAAAATTAAAATCATTATATAATCCTGCAAATATTGAAGGCATGGCGAGGTTTGGCAGTACCCCGAAAAACGCTTACGGCATAGCCATTCCTGTTTTACGCGAACTCGCAAAAGAAATAGGAAAAAACCACGAGTTGGCACTACAACTTTGGGATACAGAAATCCACGAAGCGAGAATACTATCTTCTATGATAGACGACCCGGAACAAGTTACAGAACTACAGATGGACACATGGGTCCAAGATTTTGATTCCTGGGATACTTGTGACCAGGTATGCGATAATTTATTCCAGAAAACAAAATTTGCGCATAAAAAAATAGACCGCTGGAGTAAAAGAGAAGAAGAATTCGTAAAACGCTCGGCATTTACTTTGATTGCCTGCCTGGCTGTACACGATAAACAAGCCAACGACCATACTTTCTTGGATTTCTTGCGCATTATAAAACGTGAATCAACCGACGAAAGAAACTTTGTAAAAAAAGCCGTCAACTGGGCATTAAGAAACATAGGCAAAAGAAACATCAAACTTAACCGATTAGCATTAAAAACCGTCCTGGAAATCCAAAAAATAGATTCCAAATCCGCAAAATGGATCGCCGCCGACGCCTTCCGCGAACTAAAAAGCACCGCAGTCCTAAAACGCTTAAAAAGATAA
- the gltA gene encoding NADPH-dependent glutamate synthase gives MEKIPRQKMPVQNPQERVKNFSSVALGYSEEQAILEAKRCIQCKNPTCVKGCPVEINIPGFIKEIANKNFTAAAKILKDKNNLPAVCGRVCPQETQCEIKCVLSKKSDPVAIGRLERFIADWERKNSPMSLPAKDSVEGDVPNLKSEILNLRSKVAILGSGPAGLTCAADLAKLGYEVTIFESLHTPGGVLMYGIPEFRLPKDIVHHEIDYIKSLGVKIKTNMLVGKIKTVKELFDEGYKAIFIGTGAGLPQFLGIPGENLNKIYSANEFLTRVNLMKAYKFPEYDTPVNIGKRVAVFGAGNVAMDSARVSLRLGAEEVFIVYRRSEKEMPARLEEIENAKEEGVKFHLLTAPIKFIGDENNNVIKVECLKMELGEPDASGRRRPVPIKGSEFTIDVDTVVIAIGQTPNPLLPKTISDLKIGKHGNIIVDEVTGATNIPGIYAGGDIATGAATVIDAMGAGKRAARAIDEYVKSKK, from the coding sequence ATGGAAAAGATACCTCGTCAAAAAATGCCGGTTCAAAATCCACAGGAAAGAGTAAAAAATTTCTCTTCTGTAGCCCTTGGTTATTCCGAGGAGCAGGCTATTCTTGAAGCCAAAAGATGTATTCAATGTAAAAATCCGACCTGTGTAAAAGGCTGCCCTGTTGAAATAAATATTCCCGGTTTTATAAAAGAAATTGCAAATAAAAATTTTACCGCAGCAGCAAAAATACTAAAAGACAAAAACAACCTTCCGGCCGTCTGCGGCCGCGTTTGCCCCCAGGAAACCCAATGCGAAATCAAATGCGTCCTATCCAAAAAAAGCGACCCCGTAGCAATAGGCCGCCTGGAAAGATTCATCGCAGATTGGGAAAGAAAGAATAGTCCAATGTCCTTGCCCGCCAAAGATTCAGTGGAGGGCGATGTCCCAAATCTTAAATCCGAAATCTTGAATCTTAGATCCAAAGTCGCTATTCTCGGTTCCGGTCCTGCTGGGCTTACTTGTGCGGCGGATTTAGCGAAACTTGGTTATGAAGTTACTATATTTGAATCGCTCCATACACCGGGCGGCGTATTAATGTACGGCATCCCCGAATTCCGTTTACCTAAAGATATAGTCCATCACGAAATTGATTATATAAAATCGCTTGGTGTTAAAATAAAAACCAATATGCTTGTCGGTAAAATAAAAACAGTAAAAGAACTTTTTGATGAAGGTTATAAAGCGATTTTTATCGGGACAGGTGCGGGATTACCGCAGTTTTTAGGTATCCCCGGTGAAAATCTTAATAAAATCTATTCTGCGAACGAATTTCTTACAAGAGTAAACCTTATGAAAGCGTACAAATTCCCGGAATATGATACACCTGTAAATATCGGTAAAAGAGTTGCCGTTTTCGGCGCCGGTAATGTAGCTATGGATTCCGCGAGAGTTTCCCTGCGTTTGGGTGCAGAAGAAGTGTTTATTGTATACCGCCGTTCAGAAAAGGAAATGCCAGCCCGACTTGAAGAAATAGAAAATGCAAAAGAAGAAGGCGTAAAATTCCACCTGCTTACTGCTCCAATAAAGTTCATTGGTGACGAAAACAATAATGTTATTAAAGTAGAATGTCTGAAAATGGAACTCGGTGAACCGGACGCGTCCGGCAGAAGAAGACCTGTTCCGATAAAAGGCTCAGAATTCACAATAGATGTTGATACCGTAGTTATAGCAATAGGTCAAACCCCAAACCCGCTCCTTCCAAAAACAATATCCGACCTTAAAATCGGTAAACACGGCAATATTATTGTAGATGAAGTAACCGGTGCCACAAACATCCCCGGAATTTACGCCGGCGGAGACATAGCCACAGGTGCAGCCACAGTAATAGACGCCATGGGCGCCGGCAAAAGAGCCGCTAGAGCAATAGATGAGTATGTAAAAAGTAAAAAATAA
- a CDS encoding sulfide/dihydroorotate dehydrogenase-like FAD/NAD-binding protein — translation MFKIIEKSTPSIKVNKFVIEAPEIAKKVLPGQFVILRLDEKGERIPITVADKDIEKGTITLFIQEVGKTTTKMGTLKNGDSILDIVGPLGVPSHIENFGTVLCIAGGVGVAVIYPIAKALKEKGNKIISILGARSKDFMILENEIKKISDEFYITTDDGSYVQKGFVSDVLKKLIAQSPGKPVADIVYAIGPVPMMRVISDITKQHNLKTIVSLNPIMVDGTGMCGACRVSVGGVTKFACVEGPDFDGHLVNWAELVNRLCVFKTKEKESLDHHCKLDK, via the coding sequence ATGTTTAAAATTATAGAAAAATCAACACCATCCATTAAAGTAAACAAATTTGTTATAGAGGCGCCTGAAATTGCCAAAAAAGTTCTACCCGGTCAATTCGTTATTTTACGGCTTGATGAAAAAGGTGAAAGAATCCCTATAACAGTTGCAGATAAAGATATTGAAAAAGGCACAATAACGCTTTTTATCCAGGAAGTCGGGAAAACCACAACTAAAATGGGAACACTCAAAAACGGGGACAGTATTCTTGACATTGTCGGTCCTCTCGGTGTTCCTTCTCATATTGAAAATTTTGGTACAGTTTTATGTATCGCCGGCGGTGTCGGTGTTGCGGTTATATATCCAATCGCGAAAGCTCTCAAAGAAAAAGGCAATAAAATAATCAGTATATTAGGCGCCCGCTCAAAAGATTTCATGATTCTTGAAAATGAAATAAAAAAAATCTCAGACGAGTTTTATATTACCACAGATGATGGTTCTTATGTCCAAAAAGGTTTCGTCTCAGATGTTTTAAAAAAATTAATCGCCCAATCACCCGGGAAACCGGTTGCTGATATAGTTTACGCAATCGGACCCGTCCCGATGATGCGGGTTATCTCGGATATAACTAAACAGCACAACTTAAAAACAATAGTCAGTTTAAATCCTATAATGGTTGACGGTACCGGAATGTGCGGTGCCTGCCGGGTTTCAGTAGGCGGCGTCACAAAATTTGCCTGTGTCGAAGGTCCCGATTTTGACGGTCACCTTGTTAACTGGGCGGAACTCGTAAACCGGCTTTGTGTTTTCAAAACAAAAGAAAAAGAATCCCTAGACCACCATTGTAAATTAGATAAATAG
- a CDS encoding UPF0280 family protein — translation MYEPRVYRNFTSADDLVGFKVVNEESDLYILADSDLTSQSENLLAKYREQLIDYIKKYPEFQFTLSPYIIPSQISEVPEIVKMMVLETAKVDVGPMASVAGAVAEFIGNELLKLSKNVIIENGGDIFIKTTKPRKIGIHAGKSKLSDKFAIEILPEMTPLGICTSSATVGPSLSFGKTDATCVVAKSATFADACATAIGNIVKEKSDIQKAIDFAKSLKDKELLGVVIIIDDNIGIWGNLKIIEQ, via the coding sequence ATGTATGAACCACGGGTTTATAGAAATTTCACGTCAGCAGATGACCTTGTCGGATTTAAAGTTGTTAACGAAGAATCCGACCTTTATATTTTAGCAGACAGCGATTTAACTTCTCAATCTGAAAATTTACTGGCAAAATACCGCGAACAGCTGATTGATTACATAAAAAAATACCCGGAATTTCAATTTACACTTTCGCCATACATTATCCCTTCACAAATTTCCGAAGTTCCTGAAATAGTGAAGATGATGGTCCTTGAAACAGCGAAAGTAGATGTAGGTCCAATGGCTTCGGTTGCCGGTGCAGTTGCAGAGTTTATCGGCAACGAGTTATTAAAGCTTTCTAAAAATGTAATAATTGAAAATGGCGGCGATATTTTTATAAAAACAACAAAGCCGCGAAAAATAGGCATCCATGCAGGAAAGTCCAAGTTGTCCGATAAATTTGCAATTGAGATTTTACCTGAAATGACACCGCTTGGCATTTGCACTTCGTCAGCTACTGTCGGACCTTCGCTGAGCTTTGGAAAAACAGATGCGACCTGCGTTGTCGCAAAATCAGCAACTTTTGCAGATGCCTGTGCCACAGCAATCGGTAACATAGTCAAAGAAAAATCAGACATACAAAAAGCAATCGACTTTGCAAAATCTCTGAAAGATAAAGAATTGTTAGGTGTAGTTATAATTATAGACGACAATATCGGCATCTGGGGAAATCTAAAAATAATAGAGCAGTAA
- the cysE gene encoding serine O-acetyltransferase — MFKKLNETISVIFEKDPAAKNIIEVLICYPGLHAVLTHNVAHWFYNHSRFTIARIISEVSRHFTGIEIHPGAKIGKRFFIDHGMGVVIGETTEIGDNVLIYQGVVLGGTSLQKGKRHPTIGNGVTIGAGAIVLGPIKIGDNSRIGAGSVVVSEIPPNSTAVGIPARVGVGFSVKDIEMLEHGKLPDPIADAIKFIVKEQEKIEERLKKVESLEGITAELDKYVEKKKKELEEEFCGPESNV; from the coding sequence ATGTTCAAAAAATTAAACGAAACAATATCTGTTATTTTTGAGAAAGACCCGGCAGCAAAGAATATTATCGAGGTTTTAATTTGCTATCCGGGGCTGCATGCTGTATTGACGCATAACGTAGCCCATTGGTTTTACAATCATAGTAGATTTACTATTGCAAGAATAATTTCCGAAGTTTCCAGGCACTTTACCGGTATTGAAATCCACCCGGGCGCCAAAATAGGCAAAAGATTTTTTATTGACCACGGTATGGGTGTTGTTATTGGTGAAACTACCGAAATCGGTGATAATGTTCTTATTTATCAGGGTGTTGTTTTGGGTGGTACATCATTACAAAAAGGCAAACGGCATCCTACAATAGGGAACGGTGTTACCATAGGTGCCGGTGCCATAGTTTTAGGTCCTATAAAAATCGGGGATAATTCCCGTATTGGTGCAGGTTCGGTTGTTGTATCAGAAATTCCTCCAAATTCTACGGCAGTCGGTATTCCTGCCCGTGTTGGTGTCGGGTTTTCGGTAAAAGATATTGAGATGTTAGAACACGGCAAACTACCCGACCCGATTGCAGATGCTATAAAATTCATAGTAAAAGAACAGGAAAAAATAGAAGAACGGCTGAAAAAAGTTGAATCATTAGAAGGCATTACTGCCGAGCTCGATAAATATGTTGAAAAGAAAAAGAAAGAATTAGAAGAAGAGTTTTGCGGTCCTGAATCTAATGTATGA
- a CDS encoding L-serine ammonia-lyase, iron-sulfur-dependent, subunit alpha, with protein MDSISILNDVLGPIMRGPSSSHTAGPYHISVIARNLLNEEPVSVTFRFDPQGSFANVYEQQGSDLGFIAGIVGIEMTNTDFTNVKELANKKGIKYEFIIKTIPEANHPNTVVINLTGKSGKKLAITAQSIGGGSVIITHIEQCPVKITGQFYNLVLVISNNHAEEAKKIIDSDGLSIDTEVLQYNKCTVLQSNRTAPVNNSLKEKLKSIPGFVNFWETAPIFFVKKGKPLFYSAQEIAVYAEKTGLSLGKIGLEYEANLLGLKPDEVIAEVLRRFSVMRSSIEQGLQGKAKPRLFEPFAKEIFDKESAGRLRFGGYTTRAAARALAVMHVSASSGIICAAPTAGSAGVLPAVVVTLDEILKLSQEKIALTLLAASTIGVIVATRATFAAEQAGCQVEIGTAGAMAAASAIEAADGNVNMALDAASVCFQNTMGLICDPVKGFAEIPCHSRNAVAASNAFVVADLIMGGYKNLIPLDETIDALFQVGKMMPREHRCTALGGLSITPSAQCLKFSK; from the coding sequence ATGGATTCTATAAGTATTTTAAATGATGTTCTTGGTCCGATAATGAGAGGTCCGTCCAGTTCTCATACTGCCGGACCTTATCATATTTCGGTTATAGCCCGTAACTTATTGAATGAAGAACCCGTTTCCGTAACATTTAGATTCGACCCTCAGGGCTCCTTTGCAAATGTCTACGAACAGCAAGGCTCTGACCTTGGTTTCATTGCCGGAATCGTGGGTATAGAAATGACTAACACAGATTTTACAAATGTAAAAGAATTAGCCAATAAAAAAGGTATTAAGTATGAATTTATTATTAAAACAATACCGGAAGCAAATCATCCCAATACAGTAGTAATCAATCTTACGGGCAAATCCGGTAAAAAACTTGCAATAACAGCTCAATCCATAGGTGGAGGTTCTGTTATTATTACCCACATTGAACAATGTCCCGTTAAAATTACAGGACAGTTTTATAATCTCGTGCTTGTTATTTCAAATAACCATGCTGAGGAAGCAAAGAAAATAATAGATTCTGATGGTTTATCAATTGATACCGAAGTGTTGCAATATAATAAATGTACCGTATTGCAAAGCAATAGAACTGCACCGGTAAATAATTCATTAAAGGAAAAACTAAAATCAATACCGGGATTTGTCAATTTTTGGGAGACTGCACCAATATTTTTTGTAAAGAAAGGAAAACCGTTATTTTATTCTGCCCAGGAAATAGCGGTATATGCAGAAAAAACAGGATTGTCTTTAGGCAAGATTGGTTTGGAGTACGAAGCGAATTTATTAGGACTTAAACCGGATGAAGTTATAGCCGAAGTGTTAAGGCGATTTTCTGTCATGCGTTCATCAATTGAGCAAGGGCTGCAGGGAAAAGCGAAACCCAGGCTTTTTGAACCTTTTGCAAAAGAAATATTTGATAAAGAATCCGCGGGTCGTTTGCGTTTCGGGGGATATACTACAAGAGCTGCAGCCAGGGCTTTGGCTGTAATGCACGTAAGTGCATCTTCCGGAATTATTTGTGCCGCTCCCACGGCAGGCTCGGCAGGTGTACTCCCTGCTGTTGTTGTAACCTTGGACGAGATTTTAAAACTTAGCCAGGAAAAAATCGCTTTGACATTACTGGCTGCGTCTACAATCGGAGTCATTGTCGCCACGCGCGCGACTTTTGCTGCTGAGCAGGCAGGATGCCAGGTGGAAATCGGGACTGCGGGCGCCATGGCTGCAGCTTCCGCTATTGAAGCAGCGGACGGCAACGTTAATATGGCGTTAGATGCCGCATCAGTATGTTTCCAAAATACAATGGGATTAATTTGCGACCCGGTTAAAGGTTTTGCCGAAATACCGTGTCATAGCAGGAATGCAGTAGCTGCTTCAAATGCATTTGTTGTCGCAGATTTAATTATGGGAGGATATAAAAATCTAATCCCTCTGGATGAAACTATTGATGCTTTATTCCAAGTTGGAAAAATGATGCCAAGAGAGCATAGATGCACAGCCCTTGGCGGACTATCAATTACGCCCTCCGCCCAATGTTTAAAGTTTTCCAAATAA
- a CDS encoding TlyA family RNA methyltransferase, whose product MVKKNRIDILIFQKALTSSLSKATALVMEGKVSIKDKIITKPGFLVSEDSEILIKESDKYVSRGGLKLEEALEKFAINVQDKICIDIGASTGGFTDCLLQKGAKKVYCIDVGYGILDFKLRNDPRVIVFEKTNIRYFGKRELSQSILSLRARHDSSAGEAISSYSNIESHLPDLAVVDVSFISLEKVLPKVKELVKTGGEIIALVKPQFEAPRGSTKKGVVEDESVRTQTIEKIKEFAKTIGLKYLNETSSPIKGPKGNLEHLLYFENA is encoded by the coding sequence ATGGTTAAAAAAAACCGCATAGATATTTTAATTTTCCAAAAAGCACTTACCTCATCTCTCAGTAAAGCTACCGCATTAGTGATGGAAGGCAAAGTAAGCATTAAAGATAAAATAATCACAAAACCCGGTTTTTTAGTTTCAGAAGATTCGGAAATACTAATCAAAGAATCTGACAAATATGTTTCCCGCGGTGGATTAAAGCTGGAAGAAGCGTTAGAAAAGTTTGCAATTAACGTTCAAGATAAAATATGTATTGATATCGGTGCGTCTACCGGCGGGTTTACTGATTGCCTGTTACAAAAAGGTGCAAAAAAAGTTTATTGTATCGATGTCGGGTACGGTATTCTGGATTTCAAACTCCGTAATGACCCGCGTGTTATTGTTTTTGAAAAAACCAACATAAGATATTTTGGAAAACGCGAATTATCGCAAAGTATCCTGTCATTGCGAGCCCGCCACGATTCATCGGCGGGCGAAGCAATCTCGTCTTATAGTAATATTGAATCGCATTTACCTGATTTAGCGGTTGTTGATGTTTCCTTCATTTCACTTGAAAAGGTTTTACCTAAAGTAAAAGAACTTGTGAAAACAGGTGGCGAAATAATCGCGCTAGTAAAACCCCAGTTCGAAGCCCCGCGCGGGTCAACAAAAAAAGGCGTTGTAGAAGATGAATCAGTCCGCACTCAAACTATTGAAAAAATAAAAGAATTTGCTAAAACTATCGGTCTAAAATATCTCAACGAGACATCTTCCCCGATAAAAGGACCCAAAGGCAACCTTGAACACCTTTTGTATTTTGAAAACGCTTAA